A single Desulfocurvus vexinensis DSM 17965 DNA region contains:
- a CDS encoding alkaline phosphatase family protein produces MRTAPRPRMAVLGLDGLPLALARRLAARGAAPNLARLLPGARALRAELPELSPVNWTSFFTAAGPEEHGVFGFTRLDPATYATALTDATCVAAPTIFQRLGARGLTSRVLNLPGTYPARPLKGMLVAGFVAPELRGAVFPPFLAGPLTAMGYRLEADTARGGTDHDFLLADLAATLDSRRAALALLWPDLAWDLFVFVLTETDRLFHFLYDAVDDPAHPRHGGAMALLRRWDAALGDLLDRFEALPGPRRLLVLADHGFTRLETELDLNSWLAEQGLARLTGTQAHENDATALASDSQALALDPGRIYLHTRERFAAGGVTPAQAPALAARIRDALLGLTHRGRPVIRAVHDRAALYPGPMAHAAPDLLAEAHPGFSLTAKFDARPVFGHYGRTGVHTADDAFFYDSAPGPGPAPARPRDVGKLVLDFFGAA; encoded by the coding sequence ATGCGCACCGCTCCCCGCCCCCGCATGGCCGTGCTCGGCCTGGACGGGCTGCCCCTGGCCCTGGCCCGGCGTCTGGCCGCCCGGGGCGCGGCCCCGAACCTGGCCCGGCTGCTGCCCGGCGCCCGCGCCCTGCGCGCCGAGCTGCCCGAGCTCTCCCCGGTGAACTGGACGAGCTTCTTCACCGCCGCCGGGCCCGAGGAGCACGGCGTCTTCGGCTTCACCCGCCTGGACCCCGCCACCTACGCCACGGCGCTCACCGACGCCACCTGCGTGGCCGCGCCGACCATCTTCCAGCGCCTGGGCGCCCGGGGGCTGACCAGCCGCGTGCTCAACCTGCCCGGCACCTACCCGGCCCGGCCCCTGAAGGGCATGCTCGTGGCCGGGTTCGTGGCTCCGGAGCTGCGCGGGGCGGTCTTTCCGCCCTTTTTGGCCGGGCCCCTGACGGCCATGGGCTACCGCCTGGAGGCCGACACCGCGCGCGGCGGCACGGACCACGACTTCCTGCTGGCCGACCTGGCCGCCACTCTGGACTCGCGCCGCGCGGCCCTGGCCCTGCTCTGGCCCGACCTGGCCTGGGACCTCTTCGTCTTCGTGCTCACGGAGACCGACCGGCTCTTCCATTTCCTCTACGACGCAGTGGACGACCCGGCCCACCCGCGCCACGGCGGGGCCATGGCCCTGCTGCGCCGCTGGGACGCCGCCCTGGGCGACCTGCTGGACCGCTTCGAGGCCCTGCCCGGGCCCCGGCGGCTGCTGGTGCTGGCCGACCACGGCTTCACGCGCCTGGAAACCGAGTTGGACCTGAACTCCTGGCTGGCGGAGCAGGGCCTGGCGCGCCTCACGGGCACCCAGGCCCACGAAAACGACGCCACGGCCCTGGCCTCGGACTCCCAGGCCCTGGCCCTGGACCCCGGGCGCATCTACCTGCACACCCGCGAACGCTTCGCCGCCGGGGGCGTGACCCCGGCCCAGGCCCCGGCCCTGGCCGCGCGCATCCGCGACGCCCTGCTGGGCCTGACCCACCGGGGCCGCCCGGTGATCCGCGCCGTGCACGACCGCGCGGCCCTCTACCCCGGGCCCATGGCCCACGCGGCGCCGGACCTGCTGGCCGAGGCGCACCCCGGCTTCAGCCTGACGGCCAAGTTCGACGCCCGGCCCGTGTTCGGCCACTACGGGCGCACCGGGGTGCACACGGCGGACGACGCTTTCTTTTACGACAGCGCCCCCGGCCCGGGCCCGGCGCCCGCCCGCCCGCGCGACGTGGGCAAACTGGTCCTGGACTTTTTCGGCGCCGCCTAG
- a CDS encoding cobyrinate a,c-diamide synthase, giving the protein MATTSPPRFILAGLSGGAGKTICTLGLCRALARADHAVAPFKKGPDYIDAVWLGLAAGRPATNLDPFFLDPETLRALFLDRARGQDVAVVEGNRGLFDGLDREGSCSTAALARTLDAPVVLVMDCTKMTRTAAAVLQGVAGFEPGLRLGGVILNRTAGHRHREILRESIEHHTGIPVLGTLPKLDPDPIPERHMGLISNREHGGQEEILDGLARVLADNVDLARILDLARAAPALSAPQKPLWPEPAASAGVTIGYVRDAALWFYYEENLEALRRAGAALVELSLLDPAPWPEIHGLYLGGGFPETMAGPLAANVAVRERVRALALGGLPVYAECGGFMYLARSLTWEGRSWPMAGVFDVDTEVCPRPSGLGYVRAEVVRENPFHPLGALLPGHEFHYSRCAAPVPDNLPFALAMRRGHGMHGGHDGLVRANTFAGYAHIHALAAPWWAPRFVAAARARRDGA; this is encoded by the coding sequence ATGGCGACCACGAGCCCGCCCCGCTTCATCCTCGCCGGGCTGTCCGGCGGCGCGGGGAAGACCATCTGCACCCTGGGCCTGTGCCGGGCCCTGGCCCGGGCCGACCACGCGGTCGCGCCCTTCAAGAAGGGCCCCGACTACATCGACGCCGTCTGGCTCGGGCTGGCCGCCGGGCGCCCGGCCACCAACCTCGACCCCTTCTTCCTGGACCCGGAAACCCTGCGCGCCCTGTTCCTGGACCGCGCCCGGGGGCAGGACGTGGCCGTGGTCGAGGGCAACCGGGGCCTGTTCGACGGGCTGGACCGCGAGGGCTCCTGCTCCACCGCCGCCCTGGCCCGGACCCTGGACGCCCCGGTGGTGCTGGTCATGGACTGCACCAAGATGACCCGCACCGCCGCCGCCGTGCTCCAGGGCGTGGCGGGCTTCGAGCCCGGGCTGCGCCTGGGCGGGGTGATCCTCAACCGCACGGCGGGCCACCGCCACCGCGAGATCCTGCGCGAGAGCATCGAGCACCACACGGGCATCCCCGTGCTGGGCACCCTGCCCAAGCTGGACCCCGACCCCATCCCCGAGCGGCACATGGGGCTCATCTCCAACCGCGAGCACGGCGGCCAGGAGGAAATCCTGGACGGGCTGGCCCGCGTGCTGGCCGACAACGTGGACCTGGCGCGCATCCTGGACCTGGCGCGCGCGGCCCCGGCCCTGAGCGCGCCGCAAAAGCCCCTGTGGCCCGAGCCCGCCGCCTCCGCCGGGGTGACCATCGGCTATGTGCGCGACGCGGCCCTGTGGTTCTACTACGAGGAGAACCTGGAGGCCCTGCGCCGGGCCGGGGCCGCGCTGGTCGAGCTGTCCCTGCTGGACCCTGCGCCCTGGCCGGAAATCCACGGCCTCTACCTGGGCGGCGGGTTCCCCGAAACCATGGCCGGGCCCCTGGCCGCCAACGTGGCCGTGCGCGAACGCGTGCGCGCCCTGGCCCTGGGCGGGCTGCCCGTCTACGCCGAATGCGGGGGCTTCATGTACCTGGCCCGCAGCCTGACCTGGGAGGGTCGCAGCTGGCCCATGGCCGGGGTCTTCGACGTGGACACCGAGGTCTGCCCGCGGCCCAGCGGCCTGGGCTACGTGCGCGCCGAGGTGGTGCGCGAGAACCCCTTCCACCCCCTGGGCGCGCTGCTGCCCGGGCACGAATTCCACTACTCGCGCTGCGCGGCCCCGGTGCCGGACAATCTGCCCTTCGCCCTGGCCATGCGCCGGGGCCACGGCATGCACGGCGGGCACGACGGGCTGGTGCGCGCCAACACCTTCGCCGGATACGCGCACATCCACGCCCTGGCCGCGCCCTGGTGGGCGCCGCGCTTCGTGGCCGCCGCCCGCGCCAGGCGGGACGGGGCCTGA
- a CDS encoding ATP-dependent helicase, translating to MIDFARDLNPAQHEAATHGDGPVLVIAGAGSGKTRTIVYRLAHLVSRGTPADAILLLTFTRKAAQQMQQRAARLLGATGLAGLTGGTFHGFAYAMLRRHPAALGLTQAPTILDQADAEGALRDLRDELGLGKGDRSYPKRSTVLGLISKARNKERSIAEVMQDEAYHLLRYEDDIGQLARAYTGFKRKHGLVDYDDLLFLLEELLRDHEPAREAARRRFRHVMVDEYQDTNLVQARLVRLLAGEAGNVMAVGDDAQSIYAFRGANVQNILSFQTMFPGARLIRLERNYRSTQPILDLTNALLEQAQQGIRKRLYTERTDGPKPRLVRTLSDRSQAQAVVGRVMELSGRYPLADIAVLFRAGYQSFPVEVALNRLGIKYRKYGGIRFSEAAHIRDALAFLRLAQNPADLPAFKHVLEHVRGVGPKSCAKLYAALLGGDAKAVAKACAKNKELEETLRFLDGLRASPGAPAALLARVLDFFQPVMEKTYADDWPRRQAGLEQLGRIASGYADLDAFLADLCLETPDEGADDDGQALTLSTVHSAKGLEWSAVCIIDLVQDRFPSRHALTRAEDLEEERRLLYVACTRAREELALFVPSAIYSQQSGGSEPALDSPFISALPPGVTEPWRESYTGGLARTDGGDMTYTPAAPAASRGPRATGPGAGADTIPPEDGGDQRPAPRPAAAAPAAAPAGSPALTPTRLGYCRHKIFGRGKVVAAVSEGKVRVNFPGFGLKVILADYLEFE from the coding sequence ATGATCGACTTCGCACGCGACCTGAATCCGGCCCAGCACGAGGCCGCCACCCACGGCGACGGCCCGGTGCTGGTCATCGCCGGGGCCGGCTCCGGCAAGACCCGCACCATCGTCTACCGCCTGGCCCACCTCGTCTCGCGCGGCACCCCGGCCGACGCCATCCTGCTGCTGACCTTCACGCGCAAGGCCGCCCAGCAGATGCAGCAGCGCGCGGCGCGCCTGCTCGGCGCCACGGGCCTGGCCGGACTCACGGGCGGCACTTTCCACGGCTTCGCCTACGCCATGCTGCGCCGCCACCCCGCCGCCCTGGGCCTGACCCAGGCCCCCACCATTCTGGACCAGGCCGACGCCGAAGGCGCCCTGCGCGACCTGCGCGACGAACTCGGCCTGGGCAAGGGCGACCGCTCCTACCCCAAGCGCAGCACCGTGCTCGGGCTGATCTCCAAGGCCCGCAACAAGGAGCGCAGCATCGCCGAGGTCATGCAGGACGAGGCCTACCACCTGCTGCGCTACGAGGACGATATCGGCCAGCTCGCCCGGGCCTACACGGGCTTCAAGCGCAAGCACGGGCTGGTGGACTACGACGACCTGCTCTTCCTGCTCGAAGAACTGCTGCGCGACCACGAGCCCGCGCGCGAGGCCGCCCGGCGCCGCTTCCGCCACGTCATGGTGGACGAATACCAGGACACCAACCTTGTGCAGGCCCGGCTGGTGCGCCTGCTCGCGGGCGAGGCGGGCAACGTCATGGCCGTGGGCGATGACGCCCAGTCCATCTACGCCTTTCGCGGCGCCAATGTGCAGAACATCCTGTCGTTCCAAACGATGTTCCCCGGGGCCCGGCTCATCCGCCTGGAGCGCAACTACCGCTCCACCCAGCCCATCCTGGACCTGACCAACGCCCTGCTGGAACAGGCCCAGCAGGGCATCCGCAAGCGGCTGTACACCGAGCGCACGGACGGCCCCAAGCCCCGGCTGGTGCGCACCCTGTCCGACCGCTCCCAGGCCCAGGCCGTGGTCGGGCGGGTCATGGAGCTGTCCGGGCGCTACCCCCTGGCGGACATCGCCGTGCTCTTCCGCGCCGGGTACCAGTCCTTCCCCGTGGAGGTGGCCCTGAACCGCCTGGGCATCAAATACCGCAAGTACGGCGGCATCCGCTTCTCCGAGGCCGCGCACATCCGCGACGCCCTGGCCTTCTTGCGCCTGGCCCAGAACCCGGCGGACCTGCCCGCCTTCAAGCACGTGCTGGAACATGTGCGCGGCGTGGGGCCCAAGTCGTGCGCCAAGCTCTACGCCGCCCTGCTGGGCGGCGATGCCAAGGCCGTGGCCAAGGCCTGCGCCAAGAACAAGGAACTGGAAGAGACCCTGCGCTTCCTGGACGGGCTGCGGGCCAGCCCGGGCGCCCCGGCGGCGCTGCTGGCCCGCGTGCTGGACTTCTTCCAGCCCGTGATGGAGAAGACCTACGCCGACGACTGGCCCCGGCGCCAGGCCGGGCTGGAGCAGCTCGGGCGCATCGCCTCGGGCTACGCGGACCTGGACGCCTTCCTGGCCGACCTGTGCCTGGAGACCCCCGACGAGGGCGCGGACGACGACGGCCAGGCCCTGACCCTGTCCACCGTGCACTCGGCCAAGGGCCTGGAATGGTCGGCGGTATGCATCATCGACCTGGTGCAGGACCGCTTCCCCTCGCGCCACGCCCTGACCCGCGCCGAAGACCTGGAAGAGGAGCGCCGCCTGCTCTACGTGGCCTGCACCCGCGCCCGCGAGGAGCTGGCCCTGTTCGTGCCCTCGGCCATCTACAGCCAGCAGAGCGGCGGCAGCGAACCGGCCCTGGACAGCCCCTTCATCAGCGCCCTGCCCCCCGGCGTCACCGAGCCCTGGCGCGAATCCTACACCGGCGGGCTGGCCCGCACCGACGGCGGGGACATGACCTACACCCCCGCCGCGCCCGCCGCGTCCCGGGGACCGCGCGCCACGGGCCCCGGCGCCGGGGCCGACACCATCCCCCCCGAGGACGGCGGCGACCAGCGCCCGGCGCCCCGGCCCGCGGCAGCCGCCCCGGCAGCCGCCCCGGCGGGCAGCCCGGCCCTGACGCCCACCCGCCTGGGCTACTGCCGCCACAAGATCTTCGGGCGCGGCAAGGTGGTGGCCGCCGTGTCCGAGGGCAAGGTACGGGTCAACTTCCCGGGCTTCGGGCTCAAGGTCATCCTGGCCGACTATCTGGAATTCGAGTAG
- a CDS encoding protein kinase domain-containing protein — MRVIGGYAVLGLLGRGGMGAVYKVRHLGLGRVAALKLLAPAPELLAVAGAAELERRFLAEARTMAALHHDNIAPVWDLGRDHLGRPYFVMDYGCTTVGGLIGETYRAEAPSRALPLARAADVALQTLAGLARLHYAGIVHRDVKPFNLLLDGPRVRLIDLGLSRLRGERMALHPSEKVGSPFYAAPEQEADPEAADARSDLYAVGVTLAHLLTGRLPLPGAPRPSALCPDLDADWDAFLARACAPDPARRFASARAMAAALAALLAAWNERTARACALAPGPVAPAAAPAPGPLRAAPVKTGPRTGPEAFGLDALWRPRAYPPTAFCERGDGTVAEERSGLLWERDGTPYAVDYAQALEHVAALNRAALGGHADWRLPTVPELTTLLRPVARGQDHCLEPCFDPARARLWSADRRTFHSAWSADAELGHIAHHDLDCRLFARAVRG; from the coding sequence ATGCGCGTCATCGGCGGCTACGCGGTGCTGGGGCTGCTGGGGCGCGGCGGCATGGGCGCGGTGTACAAGGTGCGCCACCTGGGCCTGGGCCGCGTGGCGGCCCTGAAGCTCCTGGCGCCCGCCCCGGAGCTGCTGGCCGTGGCCGGGGCGGCGGAGCTTGAGCGCCGCTTCCTGGCCGAGGCCAGGACCATGGCCGCCCTGCACCACGACAATATCGCCCCGGTGTGGGACCTGGGCCGCGACCACCTCGGGCGGCCCTATTTCGTCATGGACTACGGCTGCACCACCGTGGGCGGGCTCATCGGCGAGACCTACCGGGCCGAGGCCCCCTCGCGGGCCCTGCCCCTGGCCCGCGCGGCGGACGTGGCCCTGCAGACCCTGGCGGGCTTGGCCCGGCTGCACTACGCGGGCATCGTCCACCGCGACGTGAAGCCCTTCAACCTGCTGCTGGACGGCCCCCGGGTGCGGCTCATTGATCTTGGCCTGTCGCGGCTGCGCGGCGAGCGCATGGCCCTGCACCCCTCGGAGAAGGTCGGCTCGCCGTTCTACGCCGCCCCGGAGCAGGAGGCCGACCCCGAGGCCGCCGACGCGCGCAGCGACCTCTACGCCGTGGGCGTGACCCTGGCCCACCTGCTCACCGGGCGGCTGCCCCTGCCCGGCGCGCCCCGGCCCTCGGCGCTGTGCCCCGACCTGGACGCGGACTGGGACGCCTTCCTGGCCCGGGCCTGCGCGCCGGACCCGGCCCGGCGCTTCGCCTCGGCCCGCGCCATGGCTGCGGCCCTGGCCGCACTGCTGGCGGCCTGGAACGAGCGCACCGCCCGGGCCTGCGCCCTGGCGCCCGGGCCCGTGGCCCCGGCTGCGGCCCCCGCGCCCGGCCCGCTGCGCGCCGCGCCCGTGAAGACCGGCCCGCGCACGGGCCCCGAAGCCTTCGGGCTGGACGCCCTGTGGCGGCCCCGCGCCTATCCGCCCACGGCCTTTTGCGAGCGGGGCGACGGCACCGTGGCCGAAGAGCGGTCGGGACTGCTCTGGGAGCGCGACGGCACGCCCTACGCCGTGGACTACGCCCAGGCCCTGGAGCACGTGGCGGCCCTGAACCGCGCGGCCCTGGGCGGCCACGCGGACTGGCGCCTGCCCACGGTGCCGGAACTCACGACCCTGCTGCGGCCCGTGGCCCGGGGGCAGGACCACTGCCTGGAGCCCTGCTTCGACCCCGCCCGGGCCCGGCTGTGGTCGGCGGACCGGCGGACCTTCCACAGCGCCTGGAGCGCCGACGCCGAACTGGGGCACATCGCCCACCACGACCTCGACTGCCGCCTCTTCGCCCGCGCCGTGCGCGGGTAG
- a CDS encoding metallophosphoesterase family protein yields MGAALRGRRPRQAGRGLTVRLAVLSDIHANLDALRAVLADMDALGVTQAVSLGDVIGYGPDPEACVALVRERGIPSVLGNHEHAMLREAHKRWFNPQARRAVEITETLIGADTRAWLRTLPTSLVVAGARCVHGYPPDNLHLYLHAVSDARLEQTLAHMAEPLCFVGHTHDLAQAHWDGARLSRGVLPPGALALERGSRHLLSVGSVGQPRDDFDTTAKYAVYDPANHVCEVRCVAYDARPVAERILALGVPDTYARRLGTGH; encoded by the coding sequence GTGGGCGCCGCGCTTCGTGGCCGCCGCCCGCGCCAGGCGGGACGGGGCCTGACCGTGCGCCTGGCCGTGCTCTCGGACATCCACGCCAACCTGGACGCCCTGCGGGCCGTGCTGGCCGACATGGACGCCCTGGGCGTCACGCAGGCGGTGAGCCTGGGCGACGTCATCGGCTACGGGCCGGACCCCGAGGCCTGCGTGGCGCTGGTGCGCGAGCGGGGCATCCCCTCGGTGCTGGGCAACCACGAGCACGCCATGCTGCGCGAGGCGCACAAGCGCTGGTTCAACCCCCAGGCGCGCCGGGCCGTGGAGATTACTGAGACGCTCATCGGGGCGGACACCCGCGCCTGGCTGCGCACCCTGCCCACGTCCCTGGTGGTGGCCGGGGCGCGCTGCGTGCACGGCTACCCGCCCGACAACCTGCACCTGTACCTGCACGCCGTGAGCGACGCGCGCCTGGAGCAGACCCTGGCCCATATGGCCGAGCCGCTGTGCTTCGTGGGCCACACCCACGACCTGGCCCAGGCGCACTGGGACGGCGCGCGCCTTTCGCGCGGCGTGCTGCCCCCCGGGGCCCTGGCCCTGGAGCGCGGCAGCCGCCATCTGCTGAGCGTGGGCAGCGTGGGCCAGCCGCGCGACGACTTCGACACCACGGCCAAATACGCGGTCTACGACCCCGCGAACCACGTCTGCGAGGTGCGCTGTGTGGCCTACGACGCCCGGCCCGTGGCCGAGCGCATCCTGGCCCTGGGCGTGCCGGACACCTACGCCCGGCGCCTGGGCACGGGGCACTGA